From Miscanthus floridulus cultivar M001 chromosome 15, ASM1932011v1, whole genome shotgun sequence, the proteins below share one genomic window:
- the LOC136507708 gene encoding L-type lectin-domain containing receptor kinase IX.1-like yields the protein MALWQRLLPVLLLLAATTTTWLAGVHADEYTPFPSPFCSTDNFTAGSTYQFNVYKLVELLGQGATLNGGFVNTSYGSGHDQVFGLLMCYADYTWDKCLIRYSNQPFFGDADQLDLATWVVRSNDYTFDADDAARMSDARWALVGNLTEQAAVSPLRFAYNSSSYMDSKSNSLEMYALAQCRWDLVHDECTKCLGYLRDQLVTNIPNDTAGYLLGYSCYIRYNITGPMEIIAPPLPPAGRAEWADDGDKAGLQVRGPDDLRGMPPPPPPNGWADQPIQQQPSQPEAAQPNMLSKSNSSLEIYALAQCRHDLVHDECTNCLHNLRTDLVNSLQNDTGASYLGYSCYIRYSLTDAFEIMVPPKPAGKTKGVNKLIMLVAGVSVTGIVEFLFCLGLARQYHLQRRKARTPAKEKSTGALTYFRGEAVEVIELEQGTTGPRRFSYEELAAVTNNFSDDRKLGEGGFGSVYRGFLQGLNLDVAIKMVSKSSQQGWNEFMSEVRIISRLRHRNLVLLVGWCYGDGDDLLLVYELVRNGSVDGHLYNPNKKLTWRVRYQIVLGLGSALLYLHQDTELRVVHRDVKPSNVMLDASFTAKLGDFGLARVIEDGRRSRTTAAAGTTGYVDPECLNTGRTSVESDVYSFGVVLLEIACGRCPVVTLPNGSTVHLVHRVWDLHEAGRVLEAADPRLDGEYSVQEMERVLAVGLWCAHPDRSQRPDIRHALNVLRFDAPLPILPAKFPAVAAHLQPVANALFDSATSSCGAPVISAGIELV from the exons ATGGCTTTGTGGCAGCGCCTTCTCCCTGTCCTGCTCTTACTCGCCGCAACCACCACCACCTGGCTCGCTGGAGTACACGCCGATGAGTACACGCCATTTCCGTCGCCATTCTGCTCAACAGACAACTTCACCGCCGGGAGCACGTACCAGTTCAACGTCTACAAGCTCGTCGAGCTCCTCGGCCAGGGCGCCACCCTTAACGGCGGCTTCGTCAACACTAGCTACGGATCTGGGCACGACCAGGTCTTCGGCCTCCTCATGTGCTACGCGGACTACACCTGGGACAA GTGCCTCATCCGGTACTCGAACCAGCCCTTCTTCGGCGACGCGGACCAGCTCGACCTCGCGACATGGGTGGTGCGCTCGAACGACTACaccttcgacgccgacgacgccgCCCGCATGAGCGACGCGCGGTGGGCGCTGGTCGGCAACCTCACTGAGCAGGCCGCCGTCTCGCCCCTGCGGTTCGCCTACAACAGCTCCAGCTACATGGACTCGAAGAGCAACTCGCTGGAGATGTACGCGCTGGCGCAGTGCAGGTGGGACTTGGTACACGACGAGTGCACCAAATGCCTCGGGTACCTGCGCGATCAGCTGGTGACGAACATACCGAATGACACCGCTGGCTACCTCTTGGGGTACAGCTGCTACATCAGATACAACATCACGGGCCCCATGGAGATCATCGCGCCGCCGCTTCCACCAGCAG GGAGGGCGGAGTGGGCGGATGACGGCGACAAGGCGGGTCTTCAGGTCAGAGGGCCGGACGACTTGAGagggatgccgccgccgccgccgccc AACGGCTGGGCTGATCAGCCCATTCAGCAGCAGCCCAGCCAACCAGAAGCAGCCCAGCCGAACATGTTGTCGAAGAGTAATAGCTCGCTGGAGATCTACGCGCTGGCGCAGTGCAGGCATGACTTGGTACACGACGAGTGCACCAATTGCCTCCACAACCTTCGCACTGACCTGGTGAACAGCCTACAGAATGACACCGGTGCCTCTTACTTGGGGTACAGCTGCTACATCAGGTACAGCCTCACAGACGCCTTTGAGATCATGGTGCCGCCTAAACCAGCAG GTAAAACGAAGGGCGTCAACAAACTGATTATGTTGGTAGCCGGCGTGTCCGTAACCGGCATAGTGGAGTTCTTGTTCTGCCTCGGTCTAGCCCGTCAGTACCACTTGCAACGGCGCAAAGCCAGAACGCCGGCCAAGGAGAAATCCACCGGAGCACTGACGTATTTCCGTGGTGAAGCCGTGGAAGTCATCGAGCTGGAGCAAGGGACGACTGGACCAAGGAGATTCTCCTACGAAGAGCTCGCCGCCGTCACCAACAACTTCTCCGACGACAGGAAACTAGGAGAAGGTGGCTTCGGATCGGTGTACCGTGGGTTCTTGCAGGGCCTGAACCTGGACGTCGCCATCAAGATGGTCTCCAAGAGTTCTCAGCAGGGCTGGAACGAGTTCATGTCGGAGGTGAGGATCATCAGCCGTCTCCGGCACCGGAACCTCGTGCTGCTCGTCGGCTGGTgctacggcgacggcgacgacctcCTGCTCGTCTACGAGCTGGTGCGCAACGGCAGCGTGGACGGCCACCTCTACAACCCAAACAAGAAGCTTACGTGGAGGGTGAGGTATCAGATCGTTCTCGGGCTCGGCTCGGCGCTCCTGTACCTGCACCAGGATACGGAGCTGCGCGTCGTGCACCGCGACGTCAAGCCAAGCAATGTGATGCTGGACGCATCGTTCACTGCCAAGCTTGGCGACTTTGGGCTGGCGAGGGTGATCGAGGACGGCCGGAGGTcacggacgacggcggcggcgggcacaACGGGGTACGTGGACCCGGAGTGCCTGAACACCGGCAGGACGAGCGTCGAGTccgacgtgtacagcttcggcgtcGTGCTCCTCGAGATCGCCTGCGGCCGGTGCCCCGTGGTGACGCTGCCGAACGGGAGCACCGTCCACTTGGTGCACAGGGTCTGGGACCTCCACGAAGCCGGGAGGGTTTTGGAGGCCGCGGACCCACGGTTGGACGGGGAGTACAGTGTCCAGGAGATGGAGCGCGTGCTCGCCGTCGGGCTCTGGTGCGCGCACCCGGACCGGAGCCAGAGGCCGGACATCAGGCACGCCCTCAATGTGCTGCGGTTCGACGCGCCGCTGCCGATCCTCCCGGCCAAGTTTCCGGCCGTCGCAGCACACCTTCAGCCTGTGGCCAATGCATTGTTTGATTCTGCAACCAGCAGCTGCGGCGCACCTGTAATCAGTGCGGGCATTGAGCTGGTTTGA
- the LOC136508575 gene encoding homocysteine S-methyltransferase 2-like produces the protein MFLKEHLEKSIPIQHPILVAASIVSYGAYLADGSEYSGDYGEAGTKEFLKDFHRRRFQVLAEAGPDLIAFETIPNKLEAQAYVELLEECNINIPAWLSFNSKDGMHIVSGDSLIECTTIADKCARVGAVGINCTPPRFIHGLILSIRKVTDKPILIYPNSGERYDCENKEWVESTGVSDGDFVSYVNEWCKDGAPPIGGCCRTTPNTIRAIQRTLNHSFG, from the exons ATGTTCTTGAAGGAACATTTGGAGAAATCCATTCCTATACAGCATCCTATTCTGGTTGCAGCATCTATAGTGAGTTATGGGGCTTATCTTGCTGATGGCTCTGAGTACAG TGGGGATTATGGTGAAGCTGGTACAAAAGAGTTCCTGAAAGATTTTCATCGGCGGAGGTTTCAGGTTCTTGCTGAAGCAGGCCCTGATTTGATTGCTTTTGAAACGATCCCCAACAAACTGGAAGCTCAG GCATATGTTGAACTCCTTGAGGAATGTAACATCAATATCCCTGCATGGCTTTCCTTCAACTCAAAAGATGGAATGCATATTGTGAGTGGTGACTCGTTAATTGAATGCACTACTATTGCTGACAAGTGTGCAAGGGTTGGTGCGGTCGGGATAAATTGCACACCTCCAAGATTTATTCATGGACTGATACTCTCCATTAGAAAG GTCACGGACAAGCCTATTCTGATATATCCCAACAGTGGTGAAAGATATGATTGTGAAAATAAGGAGTGGGTG GAATCCACTGGTGTATCAGATGGTGATTTTGTTTCTTATGTAAATGAATGGTGCAAAGATGGGGCTCCCCCTATTGGGGGCTGCTGCAGGACGACTCCAAACACTATCAGGGCCATACAAAGAACTCTAAACCACTCGTTCGGCTGA
- the LOC136508574 gene encoding 26S proteasome non-ATPase regulatory subunit 11 homolog — MGWPIFSCLAGVEVGPPTYSRISPGHRSSFFARKRKTNRLFALPTTSALTRLLFSGVDGGASGGALFTVTFAATSLLLWEFTMSSSMQSSYLPATTGSIAKAQEAKDASESISILYHVLEDPSSSADALRVKEFAITNLTNYLTKENRAEDLRNLLTQLRAFFALIPKAKTAKIVRGIIDAVAKIPGTSELQISLCKEMVEWTRAEKRTFLRQRVEARLAALLLENQEYTEALTLLSGLIKEVRRLDDKLLLVDIDLLESKLHFSLRNLPKAKASLTAARTAANAIYVPPSQQGTIDLQSGILHAEEKDYKTAYSYFFEAFEAFSSLEDPKAIFSLKYMLLCKIMVNQADDVAGIISSKAGLKYLGPDVDALKSVADAYSKRSLKYFETALRDYKAQLEEDPIVHRHLSSLYDTLLEQNLCRLIEPYSRVEIAHIAEMIELPIKHVEKKLSQMILDKKFAGTLDQGAGCLIIFEDSKTEEIFPATLETITNVGKVVDSLYMRSAKIMA, encoded by the exons ATGGGCTGGCCCATCTTTTCCTGTCTTGCTGGAGTCGAAGTCGGCCCACCGACCTATAGTAGGATATCTCCCGGTCATCGATCTTCTTTCTtcgcaagaaaaagaaaaacaaatcgtTTGTTTGCCCTTCCGACTACGTCTGCCCTGACTCGGCTTCTTTTTTCCGGCGTCGACGGCGGGGCGAGCGGCGGCGCCCTCTTCACTGTGACCTTCGCCGCGACGAGTCTCCTCCTG TGGGAATTCACCATGTCTTCATCGATGCAATCTTCATACCTCCCTGCTACCACTGGGTCCATAGCAAAAGCTCAGGAGGCCAAGGACGCTTCGGAGTCCATCTCAATCCTCTACCATGTGCTTGAGGATCCCTCTTCATCAGCGGATGCACTGAGAGTAAAAGAGTTTGCCATTACGAATCTCACAAACTACCTCACAAAAGAGAACAGAGCTGAGGATCTCAGGAACCTTTTGACCCAGCTCAGGGCCTTTTTTGCATTGATCCCTAAGGCAAAGACCGCGAAGATTGTGCGTGGCATCATTGATGCCGTTGCCAAGATACCTGGAACATCTGAGCTTCAGATCTCACTGTGCAAGGAGATGGTAGAATGGACCCGTGCGGAGAAGCGAACCTTCCTCAGGCAGCGTGTGGAAGCAAGGCTGGCAGCCCTTCTGTTAGAGAATCAGGAGTATACTGAGGCCCTCACACTCCTCTCTGGACTCATCAAGGAAGTCAGGAGGCTGGATGACAAGTTGCTTCTTGTGGACATTGACCTCCTGGAGAGCAAGCTCCATTTCTCTCTGAGAAACCTTCCAAAAGCCAAAGCTTCTCTGACCGCTGCAAGAACTGCAGCCAATGCCATTTACGTGCCACCATCTCAGCAGGGCACTATTGATCTGCAGAGCGGAATCCTTCATGCTGAAGAGAAGGATTACAAGACTGCTTACAGCTACTTCTTCGAAGCATTTGAAGCTTTTAGTTCACTGGAAGATCCCAAGGCCATCTTCAGCTTGAAGTACATGCTTCTGTGCAAGATAATGGTCAACCAAGCTGATGATGTTGCAGGAATCATCTCATCAAAGGCTGGCCTGAAGTATCTGGGTCCTGATGTTGATGCTCTGAAATCTGTGGCCGATGCCTATTCCAAAAGGTCTCTGAAGTACTTCGAAACTGCTCTCCGTGATTACAAAGCTCAGCTGGAAGAAGATCCTATTGTCCACAGGCACCTTTCTTCACTGTATGATACTCTCTTGGAGCAGAACCTCTGCAGGTTGATTGAGCCCTACTCAAGGGTGGAGATTGCCCACATTGCAGAGATGATTGAGCTGCCAATCAAACATGTTGAGAAGAAGCTGTCCCAGATGATCCTTGACAAGAAATTCGCAGGGACACTAGATCAAGGCGCTGGCTGCCTCATCATCTTCGAGGACAGCAAGACTGAGGAGATCTTCCCTGCCACGCTTGAAACGATCACGAATGTCGGGAAGGTTGTGGACAGCCTGTACATGAGATCGGCCAAGATCATGGCCTGA